A region from the Salicibibacter cibarius genome encodes:
- the spoIIIAF gene encoding stage III sporulation protein AF, whose protein sequence is MLIAVILELLLPTSTMKRYADLILGLIMMILILQPVFDLLNREPETWFDWGDFQVTEGVDEMEIAIDEKKSEIQASHDAYISEQVGARLDSEAEQVLEEEFDLGIKEIAVSSDAELEVALVVGEIDELETETVSVQPVEEISTDRTTETDDSPPLGEDHETEEVRARLAEVWEIDEDSIDVSLEEEGLNE, encoded by the coding sequence TTGCTCATTGCTGTCATTCTTGAACTATTGTTGCCGACATCAACGATGAAACGGTATGCGGATTTAATCCTTGGCTTAATTATGATGATTTTAATTTTGCAGCCGGTGTTTGATTTGCTGAATAGGGAACCGGAGACATGGTTCGATTGGGGGGATTTTCAAGTGACGGAAGGTGTCGATGAAATGGAAATTGCTATAGATGAGAAGAAAAGTGAAATACAAGCCAGTCATGATGCATATATTTCAGAACAAGTAGGTGCTCGTCTTGACAGTGAGGCTGAACAGGTGCTGGAAGAGGAGTTCGACCTTGGCATAAAAGAGATTGCAGTTTCTTCGGATGCCGAGTTGGAAGTAGCTTTGGTTGTCGGAGAGATAGACGAGCTGGAAACTGAGACGGTTTCCGTCCAACCTGTTGAAGAAATATCCACGGACCGTACAACCGAAACGGATGATTCCCCGCCGCTAGGAGAAGATCATGAGACCGAGGAGGTGCGTGCACGTCTTGCTGAAGTATGGGAAATCGATGAAGACAGTATTGACGTCAGCCTGGAGGAGGAGGGGCTGAATGAGTGA
- the spoIIIAA gene encoding stage III sporulation protein AA: protein MSDTLRESTIVSKQTIVALVPERFKENIRAALRSNDLEEIRLRVNRPPELIFRNDTYFMGAEKLTKHDAEFVMNQLSQHSVYAFEEELRNGFLTLAGGHRVGLGGETIVEAGMVKTLKHVRSFNIRITREMNGVAGRYLTELFRGQWRNVLIVGPPQSGKTTLLRDIARTASYGHQSKQIPSRKVAIADERSEIAAAFEGVPQHDLGPRTDVLDRCPKAEGMMMLVRAMSPDLLIVDEIGNERDKSALREAMNAGVSVICSAHGRTIEDMEDRQLLRTSSGRPLFDRLLLLDEDKRGKLIMPRKVRA, encoded by the coding sequence GTGTCCGACACGCTAAGGGAGAGCACCATCGTTTCAAAACAAACGATTGTTGCCCTTGTTCCTGAGCGATTCAAAGAAAATATTCGTGCTGCGTTACGGTCGAATGATTTAGAAGAAATTCGTTTGCGTGTGAACCGCCCGCCTGAACTCATTTTTCGAAATGACACTTATTTTATGGGTGCTGAAAAGCTGACAAAACATGATGCAGAATTTGTCATGAATCAATTAAGCCAACATTCCGTATACGCTTTTGAAGAAGAACTGCGCAATGGTTTTCTCACGTTGGCCGGTGGTCATCGAGTGGGATTGGGCGGAGAGACAATTGTAGAAGCGGGAATGGTGAAAACATTAAAACATGTGCGTTCCTTTAATATACGGATCACTCGGGAGATGAACGGCGTAGCCGGTCGTTATCTAACGGAGTTGTTTCGCGGGCAATGGCGAAATGTTTTAATCGTTGGACCGCCCCAGTCAGGAAAAACAACGCTTTTGCGGGATATTGCGCGTACAGCCAGTTACGGCCATCAATCAAAACAAATTCCTTCGCGGAAGGTGGCGATCGCTGATGAGCGTTCGGAAATTGCGGCTGCATTCGAAGGCGTGCCGCAACATGATCTCGGTCCAAGGACCGATGTGTTGGACCGTTGTCCGAAAGCAGAAGGCATGATGATGCTCGTCAGGGCGATGAGTCCGGACCTTCTTATCGTTGATGAAATCGGCAATGAACGCGATAAATCAGCGCTGCGGGAAGCGATGAACGCCGGCGTCTCCGTTATTTGCAGCGCGCATGGGCGCACCATTGAAGATATGGAAGACCGACAGCTTCTTCGAACATCGTCCGGTCGTCCGCTCTTTGATCGTTTGCTTCTTCTCGACGAAGATAAACGCGGGAAGCTCATCATGCCAAGGAAGGTGAGAGCGTGA
- the spoIIIAB gene encoding stage III sporulation protein SpoIIIAB, whose translation MRWIGALFVLISLTAVGFEWSRRLSGRSRQIRRLTTALQMLEAEVMYGHTPLPVISRKLEKTLELPLSLIFATFAHFLETESTDVQEAWERSIERHWSSTALRHKEKEALLQFGQTLGRHGREEQRKYIQLTLAHLRSEEFEAIEEQRKYEKMAKSLGFLGGLLAIIVMI comes from the coding sequence GTGAGGTGGATCGGTGCCCTTTTCGTCTTAATATCGCTCACGGCTGTCGGGTTTGAATGGTCTCGGCGGCTGTCCGGACGGTCGCGGCAAATTCGCCGGCTCACGACTGCTTTACAAATGTTGGAAGCGGAAGTGATGTATGGCCATACGCCGCTCCCAGTTATTTCCCGAAAGCTGGAAAAAACACTCGAGTTGCCACTTTCCTTAATTTTTGCCACCTTTGCGCACTTTTTGGAAACAGAAAGCACGGATGTGCAGGAGGCATGGGAGCGAAGCATTGAACGGCATTGGTCATCAACCGCTTTACGGCACAAAGAAAAAGAAGCGCTTTTACAGTTCGGACAAACGCTTGGCCGGCACGGGCGTGAAGAGCAGCGAAAATATATTCAACTCACACTTGCCCATTTGCGTTCCGAGGAATTTGAAGCCATTGAAGAACAGCGAAAATATGAAAAAATGGCGAAATCATTAGGTTTTCTCGGAGGGTTACTTGCCATCATTGTCATGATTTGA
- the spoIIIAG gene encoding stage III sporulation protein AG, whose protein sequence is MSEEKKPPFSKWFPPGDGSRKFRWYYLGGLLVVGILFMFIGTSGGDEEEQPGGSPSSSSGVNEEQEETGVPSNDTEGQQHPLGDIAELEHAYANQLEETLESMSGVSGVDIVVNLEASESKVYEKDTTSREQITDETDTEGGNRTLEEGTDEETLVLIQEGDSEQPLLIRTEKPDVTGVLVVAEGVEELDHKESVIEAVTRTLDVPAHRVSVLPKQ, encoded by the coding sequence ATGAGTGAAGAAAAAAAACCACCATTTTCCAAGTGGTTTCCGCCCGGTGATGGCTCCCGTAAATTTCGTTGGTATTATTTAGGCGGATTACTTGTCGTTGGCATACTATTTATGTTTATAGGCACGAGCGGAGGTGATGAAGAGGAACAGCCCGGGGGTTCTCCTTCCTCCTCATCCGGTGTGAATGAGGAGCAGGAGGAAACAGGCGTTCCAAGTAATGACACAGAGGGTCAGCAGCACCCCCTTGGAGATATTGCAGAGCTTGAGCATGCGTATGCCAATCAATTGGAAGAAACGCTCGAATCAATGAGCGGGGTATCAGGCGTTGACATTGTTGTGAACCTTGAAGCTTCTGAAAGCAAAGTGTATGAAAAAGACACAACCAGCCGCGAACAAATAACGGACGAGACCGATACGGAAGGCGGAAATCGAACATTGGAGGAAGGGACGGACGAAGAAACTCTCGTCCTCATTCAAGAAGGAGATTCGGAGCAACCTCTGCTTATTCGTACGGAGAAACCGGACGTTACCGGAGTGCTTGTCGTAGCCGAAGGTGTAGAGGAGCTTGACCATAAAGAATCCGTGATTGAAGCTGTCACCCGTACACTGGATGTTCCCGCCCATCGCGTATCCGTATTGCCTAAACAGTAA
- the spoIIIAC gene encoding stage III sporulation protein AC has protein sequence MGYDVDTIFQIAGIGIVVAMIHTVLKQMGKEDWAQWVTLIGFVVVLYMVATIVDDLFQRIRGIFLFIG, from the coding sequence GTGGGTTATGATGTGGACACGATTTTTCAAATTGCCGGAATTGGCATTGTCGTTGCCATGATACACACCGTTTTAAAACAAATGGGCAAAGAGGACTGGGCGCAATGGGTAACGTTGATCGGGTTTGTGGTGGTGCTTTACATGGTCGCTACCATTGTGGACGATCTGTTCCAAAGAATCCGCGGCATCTTTCTTTTCATAGGGTAG
- a CDS encoding Asp23/Gls24 family envelope stress response protein — protein MNEYQMLDIEEQENDLGKVEISPEVIEVIAGLATSEVDGIAALRGNLATDVAERFGRKNHGKGVKVELGDEGVVIDVSIVAYYGISVPDVANQVQRNIQQALETMTSIAMDKINVHVVGIYFEQPEEQQGQLEQTAD, from the coding sequence ATGAACGAATATCAAATGCTTGATATCGAGGAACAGGAAAACGATTTGGGCAAGGTGGAAATATCCCCGGAAGTGATTGAAGTAATTGCCGGGCTTGCCACATCTGAAGTGGATGGCATTGCAGCTTTACGCGGGAATTTGGCGACGGATGTTGCCGAACGTTTTGGAAGAAAAAACCACGGAAAAGGTGTGAAAGTAGAGCTCGGGGACGAGGGTGTCGTCATTGATGTTTCGATTGTTGCCTACTACGGAATCTCTGTCCCTGATGTTGCCAACCAAGTGCAACGAAACATTCAACAAGCGTTGGAAACAATGACCTCCATCGCGATGGACAAAATTAATGTACACGTCGTGGGCATTTATTTCGAACAACCGGAAGAACAACAAGGGCAATTGGAACAAACGGCCGATTGA
- the xseB gene encoding exodeoxyribonuclease VII small subunit, whose product MKKLESIIQQLEEGDVPLEKAIEMYQTGMKLSKRCHDQLQSVEKQMDRIVNDTGESVPLELEDQQSN is encoded by the coding sequence ATGAAAAAACTTGAATCTATTATTCAGCAACTCGAAGAAGGGGATGTCCCGTTGGAAAAAGCGATTGAGATGTATCAAACGGGAATGAAGCTATCCAAACGTTGCCATGACCAATTGCAGAGCGTCGAGAAGCAAATGGACCGCATTGTCAATGATACGGGAGAAAGCGTTCCGTTGGAATTGGAAGATCAACAGAGCAATTAA
- a CDS encoding SpoIIIAH-like family protein, giving the protein MVLKKQTVWLLTMLSLVAVLGVYFFTPDGPAEHETALVSDEEESLEEFEGDLWEQFLEENPDSAVVVEEWEEDGEPEESTEEAPAKGEEEEEPPADEDAPSDEETSEDVEVSADASDSSDWFSALRIQREENRSETREHYTDVLASSDATTEEKNEAQEERERLQSIADQEHALEQTIQSQGYNDVIVMSEADEVRILVEAEELSRTEVVEINRIASEELGERPVSVGYHFDENETG; this is encoded by the coding sequence TTGGTTTTGAAAAAACAAACGGTTTGGCTGTTGACGATGCTAAGTTTAGTTGCGGTTCTCGGTGTTTACTTCTTCACACCTGATGGTCCGGCGGAGCACGAAACGGCCCTTGTCAGTGATGAAGAAGAGTCTTTGGAAGAATTTGAAGGCGACCTATGGGAACAATTTTTGGAAGAAAATCCTGACAGTGCCGTCGTCGTAGAAGAATGGGAGGAAGACGGCGAACCTGAAGAAAGTACCGAAGAAGCGCCTGCCAAGGGAGAGGAAGAAGAGGAACCTCCGGCTGATGAAGATGCACCCTCCGACGAAGAAACAAGCGAAGATGTAGAAGTATCCGCAGACGCCTCGGATAGCAGTGACTGGTTCAGCGCCTTGCGAATTCAACGCGAGGAAAATCGCAGCGAAACGAGAGAACATTACACGGATGTGCTGGCTTCAAGCGATGCGACGACAGAAGAAAAAAATGAAGCGCAGGAAGAGCGGGAAAGGCTTCAATCAATTGCTGATCAAGAACATGCGCTAGAGCAAACAATCCAATCCCAAGGGTACAACGATGTGATCGTCATGAGTGAAGCCGATGAAGTTCGAATTCTCGTTGAGGCTGAAGAGCTTTCCAGAACCGAAGTCGTGGAAATTAATCGGATAGCAAGCGAAGAGTTAGGCGAACGCCCGGTTTCCGTAGGGTATCATTTTGATGAAAATGAAACAGGTTGA
- the nusB gene encoding transcription antitermination factor NusB gives MNRRLARIRAVQALYQVEMTGTEWKQALQASMEDEEEADDYLFDVIPGVLGTLLEIDEQIARQLEHWALERVGNVDRAVMRLAVYEMQYCDDIPVNVALNEAINTAKAFGGDEAGKFVNGVLSNLRNARELGAKNEYDSKDH, from the coding sequence ATGAATCGAAGATTGGCACGAATACGGGCGGTACAAGCATTGTACCAGGTTGAGATGACAGGAACCGAATGGAAACAGGCTCTCCAAGCCTCAATGGAAGATGAGGAAGAAGCAGACGATTATCTTTTTGACGTGATTCCCGGCGTTCTCGGGACGCTCCTGGAGATCGATGAACAAATTGCAAGGCAGTTGGAACATTGGGCTTTGGAGAGAGTGGGCAATGTTGACCGGGCCGTCATGCGTCTGGCCGTTTATGAAATGCAATACTGTGATGATATTCCCGTAAATGTAGCGCTTAATGAAGCGATTAATACAGCGAAGGCATTTGGCGGGGATGAAGCAGGCAAATTTGTCAACGGAGTGTTATCGAACTTACGCAATGCGCGTGAATTGGGGGCAAAGAACGAGTATGACAGCAAAGATCATTAG
- the spoIIIAD gene encoding stage III sporulation protein AD has product MSAEMIQIVGIGLISVFLAMIVKEQKPAFAFLLTLFVGAMIFLFLLDHIVTAFQLIETLANEANINMVYLETMLKIIGIAYIAEFGAQIARDADQGAIAQKIELAGKVLIVVMAIPIFNVLIETVISLIPG; this is encoded by the coding sequence ATGTCCGCAGAAATGATTCAAATCGTTGGAATCGGCCTGATTTCTGTATTTCTGGCAATGATTGTTAAAGAGCAAAAGCCAGCATTCGCTTTTTTGTTAACGTTATTCGTCGGTGCGATGATTTTTCTGTTTCTGCTCGATCACATCGTAACCGCGTTTCAATTGATTGAAACATTGGCAAATGAAGCGAATATTAACATGGTTTACCTCGAGACGATGCTGAAAATTATCGGGATTGCTTACATTGCCGAATTTGGGGCACAAATTGCCAGGGATGCGGATCAAGGCGCAATTGCACAAAAAATAGAGCTTGCCGGGAAGGTTTTGATCGTTGTGATGGCGATCCCCATTTTTAACGTTTTGATTGAAACGGTCATTTCCTTGATTCCGGGGTGA
- the xseA gene encoding exodeoxyribonuclease VII large subunit, whose product MNPEQRYLSVTQLTRQIKGLIDKSPLLNDVFLRGEISNFKHHSRGHMYFTIKDEKARVSAVMFAGNNRALRFRPESGMKVLVRGNVSVYEPYGQYQLYVRMMEPDGIGQLYLAYEQLKKKLDSEGLFHASRKRPLPNFPDHIGVITSKTGAVIRDIYTTVKRRYPQASISLYPVAVQGPEAAPGIVRALKQANEDGNDVLIAGRGGGSIEDLWAFNDEQVVRTAAALSTPLISAVGHETDVTLMDFVADIRAATPTAAAEIAVPSLIEWQQKIATQKTRLQQIMQQIINARKEKLAYMKNAYAFRYPEQLLKQKEQELDRNLDQLHRAMQTRMQMQRQQVNEQRRRIASLKPTHLLEQKRKLLETDTKQLEGNFQRLLADKANRYERLLEKLTLLNPMETLKRGYTVAYRDEQLVKTVEAVDLEDELRLYFQDGYVKAEVTEKGTETFVADKGDATGGR is encoded by the coding sequence ATGAATCCTGAGCAACGTTATCTTTCCGTGACCCAACTGACGAGGCAAATCAAAGGATTAATTGATAAAAGCCCGCTTTTGAACGACGTTTTTTTACGTGGGGAAATCTCGAACTTTAAGCACCACAGCCGTGGCCATATGTATTTCACGATTAAAGATGAAAAGGCGCGAGTGTCGGCAGTCATGTTTGCCGGCAACAATCGCGCCTTGCGCTTTCGGCCCGAAAGCGGGATGAAGGTGCTTGTGCGCGGCAATGTATCTGTGTATGAGCCGTATGGCCAATACCAATTGTACGTGCGGATGATGGAACCGGATGGGATTGGGCAATTGTATCTCGCCTATGAACAATTGAAAAAGAAGCTGGATTCGGAAGGATTGTTTCACGCATCAAGAAAACGGCCGCTTCCCAATTTTCCGGATCATATCGGGGTGATCACTTCAAAAACCGGAGCCGTTATCCGCGACATTTACACGACTGTAAAGAGAAGATATCCTCAAGCTTCCATTTCCCTCTATCCGGTCGCTGTTCAAGGTCCTGAAGCAGCCCCGGGTATCGTACGTGCTTTAAAGCAAGCGAACGAAGATGGCAATGATGTTTTAATTGCCGGAAGGGGGGGAGGGTCAATCGAGGATCTGTGGGCGTTCAACGATGAACAGGTCGTCCGTACAGCCGCTGCTTTAAGCACTCCGCTCATTTCCGCTGTCGGCCATGAAACGGATGTCACATTAATGGATTTCGTTGCAGATATACGGGCGGCTACACCGACAGCCGCGGCCGAAATCGCTGTTCCATCGCTCATCGAATGGCAACAAAAAATTGCCACTCAAAAAACGCGCTTGCAACAAATCATGCAACAAATCATTAATGCCCGCAAAGAAAAATTGGCCTATATGAAGAATGCTTATGCGTTTCGTTACCCGGAACAATTGCTTAAGCAAAAGGAGCAAGAGCTCGACCGAAATCTCGATCAATTGCATCGCGCCATGCAAACGCGCATGCAAATGCAAAGACAACAAGTGAATGAGCAGCGCCGGCGTATTGCTTCGCTAAAGCCAACGCATCTGCTCGAACAGAAAAGGAAATTGCTTGAAACGGATACGAAGCAATTGGAAGGAAATTTTCAGCGGTTGTTGGCTGATAAGGCAAACCGATATGAACGTTTATTGGAAAAACTGACCCTTCTTAATCCAATGGAAACATTAAAACGGGGATACACCGTAGCGTATAGGGATGAGCAGTTGGTAAAAACCGTTGAAGCCGTTGATTTGGAAGATGAATTGCGTCTTTATTTCCAAGATGGTTATGTGAAAGCAGAAGTCACGGAAAAAGGAACTGAAACATTTGTAGCTGATAAGGGGGATGCAACCGGTGGAAGATGA
- a CDS encoding polyprenyl synthetase family protein, whose amino-acid sequence MTKERLDQLNETHIPPLTETIKVHVEALEAPPRLKEAMLYSLNTGGKRIRPLLLIAVAASYKPVNGEMYKLGAAIEMVHTYSLIHDDLPSMDNDDMRRGKPTNHKVYGEALAILAGDALLTESFSLLGNITEQELSPRDALYLTRRLSEASGATGMVGGQIADLEAENRGVTLAELEWIHRHKTAAILSFAAEAGGVIGGAPPEDISLLKPFAEEVGIAFQIKDDILDVEGNESAIGKPVGSDENNGKSTYPSLLTLSEAKRKLRSHMEKAEHMLRSLSVPAPDLFSVLSYIEERDR is encoded by the coding sequence TTGACAAAAGAAAGACTCGATCAACTGAATGAAACACACATTCCGCCTCTGACGGAAACGATAAAGGTGCACGTAGAAGCTTTAGAGGCACCGCCCCGGTTAAAAGAAGCGATGCTTTACTCATTAAACACGGGGGGGAAACGGATTCGACCCCTGCTTTTAATCGCGGTTGCCGCCAGCTATAAGCCTGTCAACGGAGAAATGTATAAACTCGGAGCCGCCATTGAAATGGTACACACGTACTCGCTTATCCATGATGATTTGCCGAGCATGGACAATGACGATATGAGACGAGGCAAACCAACCAATCATAAAGTATATGGGGAAGCGTTGGCGATCCTTGCCGGGGATGCACTTTTAACAGAGAGCTTTTCCTTGCTCGGAAACATAACCGAACAAGAGCTGTCTCCCCGTGATGCCTTATATTTAACCCGCCGCTTATCGGAAGCGAGTGGCGCAACTGGAATGGTTGGAGGCCAGATCGCTGATTTGGAAGCTGAGAACCGAGGGGTGACGCTCGCAGAGCTTGAATGGATCCATCGGCATAAAACCGCCGCCATCTTGAGTTTTGCCGCAGAAGCAGGAGGGGTGATTGGGGGAGCGCCACCAGAAGACATATCACTGCTTAAGCCATTCGCGGAAGAAGTAGGCATCGCTTTTCAAATTAAAGATGACATCCTCGATGTCGAGGGGAACGAATCAGCGATTGGAAAGCCGGTGGGGAGTGACGAAAACAATGGGAAAAGCACTTACCCGAGTTTGCTTACGCTTAGCGAGGCAAAGCGTAAATTGCGCAGTCATATGGAAAAGGCCGAGCATATGTTGCGGTCGCTTTCCGTACCCGCCCCCGATCTTTTTTCTGTCCTCTCCTATATAGAAGAGAGAGATCGTTAA
- the spoIIIAE gene encoding stage III sporulation protein AE: MKKQWAMLFLIAILISVPFVVSAEEDGELEQGLPIEDEEDVPSAEEMLDEQMDEQMDRLGLSDIETFWEDIRTEYESFLPESQRGELSDFIQGERQFNPVDWGQAFLRFIFNEITSNLALLGTLLLLTVFTMVLRALQNAFEHAAISKIAYSVTFTVLIIIAMNSFYVAMSYAQEAVQSMVSFLIALLPMLLSLLAITGAATSAALFHPLIIVLVNTSGLLIDRLVLPLLFVSALLAVISTMSEKFQLSKLAGLIRNAAMAILGAFLTVFLAAISVQGATAAVTDGITVRTAKYIAGNFVPVIGRMFTDATDTVIGASLLLKNTVGVAGLAILFVIVAFPALKILALAIIFQMSAAVMQPLGGGPLAACLSLFAKTVLFMFAAVAVVSLMFFLAITIIITSGNLSLMVR, encoded by the coding sequence ATGAAAAAGCAGTGGGCAATGTTGTTCTTGATCGCCATCTTGATAAGTGTTCCGTTCGTTGTATCGGCAGAAGAGGATGGCGAATTGGAACAGGGATTGCCCATCGAAGATGAAGAAGACGTCCCTTCGGCCGAAGAAATGCTCGATGAACAAATGGACGAGCAGATGGATAGGCTCGGCCTCTCGGATATCGAAACGTTCTGGGAGGACATTCGCACGGAATACGAGTCGTTTTTGCCGGAGAGCCAACGCGGGGAATTGAGCGATTTCATTCAGGGAGAGCGGCAGTTCAATCCTGTTGATTGGGGACAAGCTTTTCTTCGCTTCATTTTTAATGAAATTACCTCGAATTTGGCGTTGCTCGGCACTTTGCTGTTATTGACCGTTTTCACGATGGTACTCAGGGCGTTGCAAAATGCATTTGAACATGCCGCCATTAGCAAAATTGCTTATAGCGTAACGTTTACGGTGCTTATCATTATTGCAATGAACAGTTTCTATGTGGCCATGTCATACGCACAAGAAGCAGTGCAAAGCATGGTGAGTTTCTTGATTGCCCTGTTGCCGATGCTTCTGTCTCTGTTGGCCATCACCGGTGCCGCAACATCGGCCGCCCTGTTCCATCCGTTAATCATCGTCCTCGTGAATACGAGCGGGTTGTTGATCGATCGTCTCGTTCTGCCTTTATTGTTCGTATCGGCACTTTTGGCTGTCATTAGTACGATGAGTGAAAAATTTCAATTATCGAAACTCGCGGGACTTATTCGCAATGCAGCGATGGCGATACTAGGTGCTTTTTTAACGGTATTCCTGGCAGCCATTTCCGTTCAGGGAGCAACTGCAGCCGTTACCGATGGGATCACGGTGCGGACGGCTAAATATATCGCCGGAAACTTCGTTCCGGTTATCGGCCGCATGTTCACGGATGCGACCGATACCGTGATTGGCGCGTCTTTGCTATTAAAAAATACAGTCGGGGTTGCTGGCCTGGCGATTCTTTTCGTCATTGTTGCCTTCCCGGCGCTTAAAATTCTCGCGCTCGCGATTATTTTTCAAATGTCAGCGGCTGTTATGCAGCCCCTTGGCGGAGGACCGCTCGCGGCATGTCTCAGTTTATTTGCAAAAACAGTGTTATTTATGTTCGCGGCCGTGGCCGTCGTTAGTTTAATGTTTTTTCTCGCGATCACGATTATTATCACATCCGGAAACTTGTCGTTAATGGTGAGGTGA
- the folD gene encoding bifunctional methylenetetrahydrofolate dehydrogenase/methenyltetrahydrofolate cyclohydrolase FolD: protein MTAKIISGKELSTQLRGELADEVRELKVTPSLAVILVGDDPASHSYVRGKEKACKAAGIHSIVKHHPSSLREDELLAEIDAFNEDSSVHGILVQLPLPEHISENAVIERIAVNKDVDGFHPVNVGRLLTGKKAFTPCTPLGIMKMLEISGVEPRGKRAVVVGRSQLVGRPVGQLLLNEDATVTYCHSKTKDLASVTSQADILIAAAGRAGMIGEAHVKEGAAVIDVGVNRVESTGKLTGDVQFEDVKEKAGWITPVPGGVGPMTITMLLHNTVEAARGTMFDDES from the coding sequence ATGACAGCAAAGATCATTAGCGGCAAAGAGTTATCCACACAATTGCGAGGCGAATTGGCTGACGAAGTCCGTGAGTTAAAAGTGACGCCATCGCTTGCAGTTATTCTGGTCGGGGATGACCCTGCTTCGCACAGTTACGTGCGAGGGAAGGAAAAGGCCTGTAAAGCAGCAGGCATTCACTCGATTGTCAAGCACCATCCTTCGTCATTGCGGGAAGATGAATTGCTGGCTGAAATCGATGCGTTCAATGAAGACAGCAGTGTCCACGGTATTCTAGTGCAGTTGCCGTTGCCGGAACATATATCCGAAAACGCCGTTATCGAAAGAATTGCCGTAAACAAAGATGTGGATGGCTTTCATCCGGTCAATGTCGGGCGGTTATTGACAGGGAAAAAAGCATTTACGCCTTGCACGCCGCTAGGAATCATGAAGATGTTGGAAATTAGTGGCGTAGAGCCGAGAGGCAAACGCGCGGTCGTCGTTGGCAGGAGCCAACTCGTAGGCAGACCCGTTGGGCAGCTTTTGTTGAATGAAGATGCCACGGTGACCTATTGCCATTCGAAGACGAAAGATTTGGCGTCAGTTACAAGCCAAGCGGATATTCTCATCGCTGCTGCCGGACGCGCGGGCATGATCGGCGAAGCCCATGTTAAAGAAGGTGCGGCAGTGATTGACGTCGGCGTGAACCGCGTGGAGAGCACAGGGAAACTGACCGGTGATGTGCAGTTTGAAGACGTCAAAGAAAAAGCAGGTTGGATTACCCCTGTCCCCGGTGGCGTAGGTCCGATGACGATTACCATGCTCTTACATAATACCGTAGAAGCCGCCCGAGGAACGATGTTCGATGATGAATCCTGA